The Meiothermus ruber DSM 1279 genome includes the window TCCGGCCCCTGCGGCCAGGCCTCGGCCCCGGCCCAGGTTGTGCCGTCGGGCAGCACCCGCCAGACTCGGTCAGGCAGGCGCGCCATCACCGCCTTAAGGGCCTCTGCAGCAGTACCGCCGCGACGAGCCCAGCGCACGAATACGGTGGGCAGATCCAGTTCCCCCGGCTGCTCCCCTGCTTCGGTTAGCAGATCCCGCACCACCAGTGCGGCCGGCACGCCTTCGTAATCCTTAGGGGGCAGGATTTTGGATAGCCCATCGTAGCCGCCGACCAAAAACACCTCGGTTATACCTGCGCTGGGACCGCCCCGCCGCACCGTGGTGCGGTAGGTGGTGCCGTCCTCAAATCTCAGGGTTACCGCCTCGCCAATTTCCAGGGCTTCCTCCCCCAGCCTCAGCTCGGCCAGCGGCCGGCCTATGCGGGGGATTGTGATAATCCCGCTGCTGACGGGAATGTCGTTTGCAAAAAGAAAGCTCAAGGCCGCACCCCCTTTGCGCTGGGCGGATTGGCCAATGCCCGCTGCTGGGGGATGGGCGTCCCGTCCCGGTCGGCCCCGCCGGTGTCGCCATCGGTTCTCTGCCCCCCGCCCTGCCTGCCCACCTGGGTGGCTTCGGCCTTCACCTTCTTGTAGCTGGGCCGCCACTCCCGCATCTGCAGGGTGGCCGTCCAGCCCTTCACGGGATCATACGGCGGCTCCTCGATGCCGAAGATGTACAGGTGGGTGATCCCGTGCCGCCGCAGGGTGGGGTGCACCGGCTGGTACACGTCGGGGGCTTTCTGCTCCTTGCCTTTGGGGCGGAAGAGCTGGATCAGCTTCTGGAGCTTGTTGAACTCGCTCTCCTTCCAGACCCGGATTTCCACCGTGACCTCGGCATAGTCGTAGCCCAGGTAGGTGTACTCAACCCCCTTCTTCGGAATTTCGGTGCTCTCCTCCTTGAGCGTTCGGCGCACCGATACCTGCACCACACCCTCGATCTCGTTCTGGCCCCGGGCCCGGGGCCTGACAGCGATGCGCTTACCTGCCGGACCCACAAAAACAATCTGGTCGCGCTCCATCAGGCGCCCTCCTCAATGGCGGCCCGCTCGAGGGCCTCCAGGATGGCCTCCACCACCAGGGTTCTGGCCTCGCTGGGGGTCTGGGCCTGCTGCAGCACGATATTGCCGATATGAACGTGCACCTCGCGGGTAACGGTGGCAGCCGAAGCCCCTGCACCCGCGGCGATAACGGCCGCCGGCATCTGGGGGGCGGCCGGAATGGCCGCCGTGGCCAGGGCCAGCCCCGCGCCGGCTACCACCCCGCGCATGGCCAGCAGGCCCCGCTCGAGGCCCAGGCCGCTCTGCTCGCCGATACGGGCCAGGGCCCGACTGGGGGAGCGCACCTCGAGGCCCGCCCGCGCCCCGCCTACTGCCTGCACAGCCAGCCCCTTGGCTGCCTCCCAGATTTTGCCGGGCGCGGCCTTGAGGCCGTTCCACAGGCCGGTAATGGCGTTGCGGCCAATCTCCAGCATCAGCCCCGGCAGGTTGGCCAGGGCGCTGCGGATGGTCTCGGGCAAGGTGCTGATCCAGGCAATCAGCTCCCCGCCTTTGGTGATGATGGCCTGCCACACCCCGTTTACCCCGTCGCGGAACCAGCCCAGGCGCTTGTAGGCCAGCACCACCGCAGCCACCAGGCCCCCCACCAGGGCAATGACCCAGCCCACCGGCCCCATCGCCAGCAGCCAACCGCCTGCCATCCGGGCTGCGGTGGCTACCCAGACCAGGCCCAGGCGCAGCAGGGTGCCGGCCAGGCCGAAGGTCAGGGTGTTGAGCAGGCGGAGCCCGGTGGTGAGCACCAGGAGGGTGCCCATCAGGGCCAGGCCCCCGGCGTTGGTTCCGGCCAGGCCGGCCTGATTGGCCGAGAACCCCCTGGCCAGATGGCCCAGCAGCGCAATGCCCGGCTCCAGCGCCTTCCACACCCCCTGCAGCGCACCCAGTCCGGTCTGCACCCCCGCCCAGAACTGCCGGGCATACCCCAGGGCCAGGGGGAAATACTGCCGGGCCTTCTGCGCCAGCAGGGCGGTCCGATCAAGGAAGCCCAGGATGGCCTCCCCGGCCTTTTTCGGTTCGGTAGCGCTGGCCAGCGGCCCGAACGTTGCTTGCATCAGCCTGCCCAGGCTGTCCTGGAAGCGCCTGGAGATGGCGGCCCCGGGGCCCTGGCTGAAGTCGGTCAGGGCGGCCAGGTTGCTGAGCATCTGCTTGAAGGGCTTTAGCGGGCCGCCATCGCCCACGTCCATCTGGCTGAAGAGTTCGAAGGGGCGGCTTTTGAGGGTAGACATCAGGCCAAAGATGCTGGTGCTCTGCTCCTCCATCAGCCCGCCAAATCGCTTCTGGATGATCTGGCGCACCGCCAGCATGGCCTTGTTCACTGAGCCGACGTAGCTCCCGCCCTTATCAAACTTGAGGCCCTGGGCCTCCAGCAGCTCCCGGCTAATGCCCAGCTCCCGCAGCCGCTCAAAGGCCTCGCCGAAGTTCCCTGAGCGCAGGCGGGTCAGGGGGCTGATGGCGTCCTCCAGCCGCACCCCCATCGCCGAGGCCAGGTCGCCGGCGTCCTTGAGCAGCCCCTGCAGGTTCTTGACATTCACCCCGGCGGCCAGCAGTTGCTTGCCGCCGGCCAGGACTTCCTGGGTCTCGAAGGGCGTCTGGGCGGCAAACCGGGCCAGCATGGCATAGGTTTCCTGGGCCATGCGCCCGGCGTCCGCACCGAACTGGGGCCGCAGCATCACCCGGAGGCTGATGAGTTGCTGCTCCTTGAAGCCCAGGGCATCGAATATGGCCTTGGTGGTCAGCCCAGCCGCCCCAGCCAGTAGGAGGTTGGGCAGGCTGGTCAGGCGGCCAATCAGCCCGCTTAGCGATGAATAGGCATTCTGGGCGTAGGCGCGGATGCTGGCCAGGTGGCGGCTGGCCGCCCCTACCGCCACCAGGGCCCCCACCAGGCGGCGCGCGGCAGCGGTCGATACCCCGAAGCTGCCGGCGATGGCCCGAGCTGCAGCCGCACTGTCCCGCCCGGAGCCCTGCAGCTGGGTGCGGATGCGGCCCAGGCCCGCCGACATGGCCCGCGACTGGGTGACGAAGTTGTTTCGCAGCCCGAAAAACCAGGTCAGACGCCTCATGGTTTCTCCTCAAAGTGGCCCAGCAGCACCGCCGCCTCCAGCGCGGCCCCGGCCAGGGCCTCGGGGGAGTCTTCCCCCTGCCGGTAGGCCAGCAGGAGCTGGCCCGCGAACAGGGGCCGGTCGCGGTGCTTCAGGGCCTCATTCAGCAGGTCGGCGGATTTTTGAAGGAACTCCGTCTCGGCCATCTGGGCAATGGCCGCCAAGTCCTGGCTGATAACGTCGGCCAGGCCGGGGTAGTCCTCCAACATCTGCTCAAACTCGGTCTTTTCGGGGTACACCAGCGCCGCCTTGGCGTACTTCTCGCCGATGGCGTAGGTGTCCAGGGCCAGCTTCTGGCCGCTGGCGGCCTTGTCCAGGTCGGCCCGCATGAGCCGGTATTCGCCCTTGGATAGAGGACGAAAAACCAGCACCCGGCCCTGGCGCACCAGGGCAAACAGCCGGTCACCGTGGATTTCAATCAGCTTGGAGAGGGTGGTGGGGGGCAAAAGGCCCTCGAGGTCATCCGTCAAAAGCTCGGGTTTTCCCATGTTGTTCCTCAAAAATGCCGGCCCCGCCAGGGGCAGGGCCGGTACAAAACGTTAAATCAGAAAGTGGCCAGGTCGCCGGGCACCACGTCCAGCGCCTTGCAGGTCAGCTCGGCCATCAGGGCCTCGGCCCCGGGGGAGGCCGAGAGCGCGTCGTTGAGGATGCGGAGATCATTGAGTTTGTCGATCACGACGTTCTCCTCCGCATCTACAAACGTGACCACCGCGTTGAACGATTTGCGCTTGTATTTGGCCCCCAGTTTGGCGCGGAACTGGTGCCACTGATCCACCGGCATCTTGATGGTTACGTCGGCCGGGGCCATCTGGCCGGGGGTACGCCCCACCGGCTTGCCCCCGGCGTAGATGTACTCCTCCGAGACCTCGCCGGTGTTGTACTCCAGCTCGACATTCACGGGGATGCGTTCGCCGTCAAGGTCGAGCTGGATGCTCGAGTTATCGTACACCTTACCGTTGCGTACAGTAATCGCCACGCGCCACCTCCTAGGCCGCTACCGGCTGCAGTTGCGGGTTGAAGAACCGCACCTTGCCGGTGATCCGCTCGGCGTAGCCCAGCGGGACGATGCTGATGTCGTAGGGGATGGTCTTGGTGCTGAGGATGTTTTCGGCCCGGTCAATGCGCACATATACCGCCGGCTGGTCGGTGGTCTCGTCAATCGAGACCTTGCCGCGCAGGGCGGTCCGTACCAGCCCCTCCACGTAGGCCTCGATGCGCAGGGCCTCCCGCTCCAGAATCCGCCCGGTCGAGGCGGAGACCTGAATCTGCTCGTTGAGCCAGCGCAGCCAGGCCCGGTAGGCCGTCTCGCAGGCCACGTCCATCACCTCGCGGAGCTGAACCTGCTCGTAGTCGCTGCCGGGCGGGGCAAACAGACGGCCCCGGGTGATGTAGAAGCCGCCCTGGATGGTGCGCAACGTGGCAAAGCGAGCGGCGTCCAGGGCCGGTGTGACCGACTCGTCCCCGTGCAACTTGACCACCGTTTTCAGCGCCCCGGAGGCGTAGCGCCCGGGATGCTGCTCCACCGGTCGGCCGCTGTACCGGCCGGCAATGACCCAGGTCGAGGGACGCTTCATCACCAGGCCGGTGATGGGGCTCACCACATCGGCGTAGCGCCCACCGGCGCCCACCCGCACGCTGGTGAAGCTGGCAAATGCCGCAATCAGGGCACTGTCGGTATCGTCGGCGGTGTCCAGGATGGCGTGAATCCAGCGGGGGTTGTTGGGGTCGTTGGCCCGGGTTTCCAGAGCCGCGTTGACCCCTGCGGCCACGGTGGCGCTGGCAACCCCCACCACGTGGATGAAGCGGTAGGAGAGTTCGGTGCGGGCAAATAGCGCGTTGAGAGCATCGTTGAGATCCGCCAGGGTGTAGCCGGGCGCGGTGCAGGTGGCGGTATAGGTATCTCCCACCACAAACGTGCCGTCGGCCCAGGTCAGGGTCAGGCCCGTGTCCGCAATGACGTAAATCCCGGAGACCGGCACGGCCGTCTCGGGGCTGTAGGTGTTGCCGCCGTCCAGCGAGTATTCAAAGGCCGCCTGGGCGGCGGCCAGGTTGGCCGCAGCCCGGGTGATGCGGACGCGCAGCTTGTAGTCATCCCTGGGGGTACTGCCGGTCAGGGCCAGCGTGGCCGTGCCGGCACCGGTTTTGGTCACGGTCCCGGCCACCCCGGCCACGCTGGGGTTGGCCGCCAGGCAGATCACCGCCTGGGTGCCTTCCCCAAAAGCCAGGGCAGCCGCTTCGGCCAGCTTACCGCCCACACGTTCTTTAGCCCCCTGGGGGCTGGTCACGGTCACGATCTCGTTGGGGCTCAGGAGGGTGGCCACGCCGATCTTGACGTGGACGCCCTCGCCGCTGCCGGGAATGGAGCCGATGCCGAAATCCTGAGGTACAACTTCAACCCGCGGCAGCCCGGTCATCGCCCACCCCCAGTCCCGATGGGCTCATTGGCCGCCTCGGCAATACCCCGA containing:
- a CDS encoding DUF2586 family protein; amino-acid sequence: MTGLPRVEVVPQDFGIGSIPGSGEGVHVKIGVATLLSPNEIVTVTSPQGAKERVGGKLAEAAALAFGEGTQAVICLAANPSVAGVAGTVTKTGAGTATLALTGSTPRDDYKLRVRITRAAANLAAAQAAFEYSLDGGNTYSPETAVPVSGIYVIADTGLTLTWADGTFVVGDTYTATCTAPGYTLADLNDALNALFARTELSYRFIHVVGVASATVAAGVNAALETRANDPNNPRWIHAILDTADDTDSALIAAFASFTSVRVGAGGRYADVVSPITGLVMKRPSTWVIAGRYSGRPVEQHPGRYASGALKTVVKLHGDESVTPALDAARFATLRTIQGGFYITRGRLFAPPGSDYEQVQLREVMDVACETAYRAWLRWLNEQIQVSASTGRILEREALRIEAYVEGLVRTALRGKVSIDETTDQPAVYVRIDRAENILSTKTIPYDISIVPLGYAERITGKVRFFNPQLQPVAA